Part of the Chloroflexota bacterium genome is shown below.
GGTTTTTTCGATCAACACAAATTCTTCCCGTGCCCCGTTGTAATCCACATAGTATACGGGCAGCGGATCTTCGAATCCTTCCACCGCGACTGTGATGGCTTCGCGCGGCAATAATTTGGGCGGGAAGCGGTAGGTATCGCCAGCTTCTTTAAGCGAAGTAAATAGCATGACCAAAAACGGGAAGAGCATCACGAATGCAAAAAAGGTCAGCAACGCATAGAGCAAGAGATTTCGCAATAAAATGCCAAGTCTGTAGGTTGTCATCGAAAATCTCCTTTAGATGGCTTCGTCGCCGGAGCGTTGGCGCATGTATTGGAACAGGGTCAGGCCGAAAATGAGCAGGAACAGCACCCACGCCAGCGCAGATGCGTAGCCCTGCCTGAAGTTTTGAAAACCCTGGCGGTACAAATATAAGACGATGGTCGTTGTAGATGTGCCGGGCCCCCCGGGCGGCCTGGTAAACACAAAAACCTGATCGAAAATTTGCATGGCGTTGATCGTGGTGGTGGTCAGCACAAAGAAGGTGGTGGGCGCTAACGTAGGCAGAGTTACATTCCAGAATTGCTGCCAGTTGTTGGCTCCATCTACCGTGGCGGCTTCGTACAAAACGCCGGGGATATTCTGCAAACCTGCCAGGAACAGCACCGTGTTGAAGCCCATCCACTGCCAGGCGGCCATGATCGCCACTGCCAGCAAGGCCACTTTTGTGTCCGAAGTCCAGCCAATTTGTGGGTCGGTTAATAAAGGTGTACCGGCTATCCGGTTCACAAACTCCACAAAGCCGGAAATAAAATAGTTGAGATAGCCTACGGTCGAGTTATAAAGCCAGCGCCAGATCATTGCTACGCCGACAACCGCCGCGACGCTGGGGATGAAGTAAATGGCTCGATAGACTTTCATGCCCGGCACTTTGCTGTTCAGCACCGTTGCCAGCATCAAAGCCGGGATCACGCTCAGGGGGACGGCAAGAATTACAAATTTGATGGTGTTCCCCAGCGAAATCCAGAATAATTGGTCTACTGCGCCGATGACATAGTTCTTGGAGAAAAACTGGAAGCGGGTTAACTCGTCATAGACTTCAATATCAATGACTTCTTTGGCGAGTTGCTCTGGTGAATCGAGTGGGGCAATTGTAAGATCAAAAATTTCCTGATAGTTTTCGAGGCCTATCCAGTTGGCATTGCCGAACGCATCCGAATCCGTGAAGCTGATATACAACGAGAATAGCAGCGGCCCGGCGAAGAAAAACAAAAATCCGATGAAATTGGGGGATAAGAACAGATACCCATCCAACATGAGTTGGTCTTTGCTCTTGGCGTTCATCGCAACGCGCGTGGGTTCGCGCCACATTAGCCAGGTCATCAGGGCAAAAATAAAAGTTCCGGCTAAGAGAATCAACGGGCGAAATGATGAAAGTTTTGAAAGTAATGATAGTATTCCGGGGATAATGCCAACCGCGATCAAAAACAGGATGCCACCGATAATCCCGATATATTTCGCCACCCGTTTGATGTTTTTTGCGAAAGCAGGCTGGCGATCTTCATAGCGGTCGCCGAAAGCGCCGATCAGATAGCCTACAAAGGCCAGCCCA
Proteins encoded:
- a CDS encoding sugar ABC transporter permease, producing the protein MTVNNQSSSPSSPGKFQDNTDLVLRVLLFWHGVFAIGALAGTLMLWQGESTIAMWLKIIYSGALVISAVLSVIAIPAIARRKHAGRVISLILNYLGFLLCFFGGLHYLGVFTGIDALGATFANGLPYFGLAFVGYLIGAFGDRYEDRQPAFAKNIKRVAKYIGIIGGILFLIAVGIIPGILSLLSKLSSFRPLILLAGTFIFALMTWLMWREPTRVAMNAKSKDQLMLDGYLFLSPNFIGFLFFFAGPLLFSLYISFTDSDAFGNANWIGLENYQEIFDLTIAPLDSPEQLAKEVIDIEVYDELTRFQFFSKNYVIGAVDQLFWISLGNTIKFVILAVPLSVIPALMLATVLNSKVPGMKVYRAIYFIPSVAAVVGVAMIWRWLYNSTVGYLNYFISGFVEFVNRIAGTPLLTDPQIGWTSDTKVALLAVAIMAAWQWMGFNTVLFLAGLQNIPGVLYEAATVDGANNWQQFWNVTLPTLAPTTFFVLTTTTINAMQIFDQVFVFTRPPGGPGTSTTTIVLYLYRQGFQNFRQGYASALAWVLFLLIFGLTLFQYMRQRSGDEAI